A stretch of the Massilia sp. W12 genome encodes the following:
- a CDS encoding macro domain-containing protein: protein MATAQIIHGDLLDQEVDVIVNAWNRNIIPWWLLLPQGVSGAIKRRAGLQPFFELGRMGPIPLGGAVQTGAGRLPHKAIIHVAGINMWWRASRASIQDSVASAIALAQQQSYQSIAFPVIGAGTGGFGEQGALELMLQALQPISCAMQIRIVRFHAKK from the coding sequence ATGGCGACCGCACAGATTATCCATGGCGATCTCCTCGATCAAGAGGTGGATGTGATCGTCAACGCCTGGAACAGGAATATCATCCCCTGGTGGCTGCTCTTGCCGCAAGGCGTATCCGGCGCCATCAAAAGGCGCGCAGGCTTGCAGCCGTTTTTTGAATTGGGCCGCATGGGCCCGATTCCGCTCGGCGGCGCAGTGCAGACCGGCGCCGGGCGCCTGCCACATAAAGCCATCATCCATGTGGCCGGCATCAATATGTGGTGGCGCGCCAGCCGGGCCTCGATTCAAGACAGCGTCGCTTCCGCCATCGCACTGGCGCAGCAGCAGTCTTATCAATCCATCGCGTTTCCTGTAATTGGCGCTGGCACAGGCGGTTTTGGCGAACAGGGGGCATTGGAACTGATGTTGCAGGCTTTGCAGCCGATCAGCTGTGCGATGCAAATACGGATTGTGCGCTTTCACGCCAAAAAATAA
- a CDS encoding histidine kinase: MKSPARQAELLAPDCCNIGVLMRTLLAVNLLVFCAELLRQGQWRQALFSFLELAMLLEWATLLLLFALCALRRLLQRLPALPPAWAQRGLCLALPALLAGGMIAPLQGGDWFASTYPQLKWWSAAIGGAVFGLAVQHYYELRNRAFSPVLVEARLQALQARIRPHFLFNSLNAVLSMIRSEPLRAETTLEDLADLFRVLMRDARDLTTLGEEIKLCRQYLSIEKIRLGERLQVRWDMTNTTDGLLRRAQMPALLLQPLLENAVHYGIEPYPKPGLITVRITRSIDRIEIVIINPCDPHKEVESGNQMALGNIRERLALLYDVEAQLTHGVVDGSYEVRLRFPYVRVAQPSAAASNKKTGS; encoded by the coding sequence GTGAAAAGCCCTGCCCGACAAGCCGAATTGCTGGCCCCCGATTGCTGCAATATCGGCGTCTTGATGCGCACCTTGCTGGCCGTGAATCTGCTGGTGTTTTGTGCGGAACTGCTGCGTCAGGGGCAGTGGCGGCAAGCCTTGTTTTCTTTTCTGGAGCTGGCCATGCTGCTTGAGTGGGCTACGCTCTTGCTCTTGTTTGCCTTGTGCGCTTTGCGCCGCTTGCTGCAGCGCTTGCCGGCCTTGCCGCCAGCCTGGGCGCAACGCGGTCTCTGCCTCGCCCTGCCTGCGCTCTTGGCCGGCGGCATGATCGCCCCCTTGCAGGGCGGCGATTGGTTTGCCAGCACCTATCCACAACTCAAATGGTGGAGCGCGGCAATCGGCGGCGCGGTGTTTGGCCTGGCTGTGCAGCATTATTATGAATTGCGCAACCGCGCCTTTTCCCCGGTTCTGGTCGAGGCGCGTTTGCAAGCGCTGCAGGCGCGCATCCGTCCGCATTTTTTGTTTAACAGCTTGAATGCGGTGCTGTCGATGATACGCAGCGAGCCGTTGCGCGCTGAAACCACCTTGGAGGATTTGGCCGATTTATTCCGGGTCTTGATGCGCGATGCGCGGGATTTGACGACATTGGGCGAAGAAATCAAGCTTTGCCGTCAATATCTGTCGATTGAAAAAATCCGTCTCGGCGAGCGCTTGCAAGTGCGCTGGGACATGACCAACACCACAGACGGTTTATTGCGGCGTGCGCAAATGCCGGCGCTGCTCTTGCAACCTTTGCTGGAAAATGCGGTGCATTATGGAATTGAGCCATATCCCAAGCCGGGCTTGATTACGGTGCGCATCACGCGTTCAATCGACAGAATTGAAATCGTCATCATCAACCCGTGCGACCCGCACAAAGAAGTCGAATCCGGCAATCAAATGGCGCTCGGCAATATTCGCGAACGGCTGGCCTTGTTGTACGATGTGGAGGCGCAGTTGACGCATGGCGTAGTGGACGGCAGTTATGAAGTGCGCTTGCGCTTCCCCTATGTGCGGGTGGCGCAGCCAAGCGCGGCGGCTTCAAATAAGAAGACAGGATCATGA
- a CDS encoding LytTR family DNA-binding domain-containing protein: MIKIFIVDDEAPARVRLSTLLSDIAAECPHELVGQADGAEQALQLIPESGAQLVLLDVQMPGMTGLELAAHLQKCDHPPAVVFVTAFDEYALQAFEVHALDYLVKPVRAQRLAQALKRAAAMLATPAFAARQQEKLQQTSQQLRQARQHFSVQERGRVLLVPVEEVLFLRAEQKYVCLRTKSREYLIEESLVSIEEEMKERFVRVHRNALVARNAIAGVEKGVAEAGEGAGQEAWLVLVRDTAFKLPISRRQWPIIKSLVK, translated from the coding sequence ATGATCAAGATTTTTATTGTGGACGATGAAGCGCCGGCGCGCGTGCGCTTATCCACCTTGTTGTCGGATATTGCGGCAGAGTGCCCGCATGAGTTGGTCGGGCAGGCCGATGGCGCAGAACAGGCGCTGCAATTGATTCCGGAAAGTGGTGCGCAACTGGTCTTGCTGGATGTGCAAATGCCAGGCATGACCGGGCTGGAGTTGGCGGCGCATTTACAGAAATGCGACCATCCGCCGGCGGTGGTGTTTGTCACCGCGTTTGATGAATACGCCTTGCAGGCGTTTGAAGTGCATGCGCTGGATTACCTGGTCAAGCCGGTGCGCGCGCAGCGTCTGGCGCAGGCGCTCAAGCGCGCCGCCGCGATGCTGGCCACGCCGGCATTCGCTGCCCGGCAACAGGAAAAACTGCAGCAAACTTCGCAGCAACTGCGTCAGGCGCGCCAGCATTTTTCGGTGCAGGAAAGAGGCCGTGTGCTGCTGGTGCCGGTGGAGGAGGTGCTGTTTTTGCGCGCAGAGCAAAAATACGTCTGTTTGCGCACCAAGAGCCGCGAATATCTGATTGAAGAATCGCTGGTCTCGATTGAAGAGGAAATGAAAGAGCGCTTTGTGCGTGTGCACCGGAATGCCTTGGTGGCGCGCAATGCGATTGCCGGCGTGGAGAAAGGCGTGGCGGAGGCGGGCGAAGGCGCGGGGCAGGAAGCCTGGCTGGTGCTGGTGCGCGACAC